One segment of Strix aluco isolate bStrAlu1 chromosome 17, bStrAlu1.hap1, whole genome shotgun sequence DNA contains the following:
- the MYL9 gene encoding myosin regulatory light polypeptide 9 — protein MSSKRAKAKTTKKRPQRATSNVFAMFDQSQIQEFKEAFNMIDQNRDGFIDKEDLHDMLASLGKNPTDEYLEGMMSEAPGPINFTMFLTMFGEKLNGTDPEDVIRNAFACFDEEASGFIHEDHLRELLTTMGDRFTDEEVDEMYREAPIDKKGNFNYVEFTRILKHGAKDKDD, from the exons ATGTCCAGCAAACGTGCCAAAGCCAAGACCACCAAGAAGCGCCCCCAGCGCGCCACCTCCAACGTCTTTGCCATGTTCGACCAGTCGCAGATCCAGGAGTTCAAGGAAGCCTTCAACATGATCGACCAGAACCGCGACGGCTTCATTGACAAGGAGGATCTGCACGACATGCTGGCTTCCCTTG GGAAGAACCCCACCGACGAGTACCTGGAGGGCATGATGAGTGAGGCGCCGGGGCCCATCAACTTCACCATGTTCCTGACCATGTTCGGGGAGAAGCTGAACGGCACCGACCCGGAGGATGTCATCCGCAACGCCTTCGCCTGCTTCGACGAGGAGGCGTCGG GCTTCATACACGAGGACCATCTGCGTGAGCTGCTGACCACCATGGGAGACAGGTTCACTGACGAGGAGGTGGATGAGATGTACCGGGAGGCGCCCATCGACAAGAAGGGCAACTTCAACTACGTGGAGTTCACCCGCATCCTGAAGCACGGGGCCAAGGACAAGGACGATTAG